One window from the genome of Myxococcales bacterium encodes:
- a CDS encoding MmgE/PrpD family protein has protein sequence MDETKKLADFAAAIAYDELPAAVVEKAKHCLLDFFANIYGSLQIEEVARVVASVRAQGGPETATVLGAGFATGVQPAAFLNGVLAEALEAQDGLRFGGNHPGVAVIPAALALGEQRRLDGKRLIEAIVAGYEVAGRVAAAIHPHHTLSGFLPTGTCGAFAAAAAAAKMLGQDTARTLQSLGIAGYLAPLSMAEHLMGGFTAKILQGGQAAGAGLMAADLAGAGLTGAPYVLEGSHLNGGFTQITTKNNANLERITQGLGAAYSISDIYFKPYTACRHTHGSAQAALALSHEHSIAPGDIAAVDVYTYMIAAIAVGKGVEKNSSFVAAQFSIPYVVAACLIDGDMGPLQFRRERIADEAILGLAKKVTVHADSELSERYPAQTASRVEIKLADGRTLTRQVDEPKGDPRDPMTAADLEAKLQRFAPADKKNGTAEIAALTLALEQIDDLRRLTSII, from the coding sequence ATGGACGAAACGAAAAAACTGGCCGATTTCGCGGCGGCGATCGCCTACGACGAATTGCCGGCGGCGGTCGTCGAAAAGGCCAAGCATTGCCTGCTCGATTTTTTCGCCAATATCTACGGCTCGCTGCAAATCGAAGAGGTCGCCCGCGTGGTCGCGTCCGTGCGCGCGCAAGGCGGACCGGAAACCGCGACGGTTTTAGGCGCCGGCTTTGCGACCGGCGTCCAGCCGGCCGCTTTTCTGAATGGCGTTCTGGCCGAAGCCCTCGAGGCCCAGGACGGATTGCGGTTCGGCGGCAACCACCCGGGCGTCGCCGTCATTCCGGCGGCGTTGGCGTTGGGCGAGCAACGGCGCCTCGACGGCAAACGGCTGATCGAAGCGATCGTCGCCGGCTATGAAGTGGCCGGCCGCGTCGCCGCCGCCATTCATCCGCACCACACGCTGTCCGGCTTTTTGCCGACGGGAACCTGCGGCGCGTTCGCGGCCGCGGCGGCGGCGGCGAAAATGCTGGGGCAGGACACCGCGCGGACGCTGCAGTCGCTGGGCATCGCCGGCTACCTCGCGCCGCTTTCGATGGCCGAACACCTGATGGGCGGATTCACCGCGAAAATCCTGCAGGGCGGGCAGGCGGCCGGCGCCGGCCTGATGGCGGCCGATCTGGCCGGGGCGGGGCTGACGGGCGCGCCCTATGTGCTCGAGGGGTCGCACCTGAACGGCGGTTTTACGCAGATCACCACGAAGAACAACGCCAACCTGGAACGGATCACCCAGGGCCTCGGCGCGGCGTACTCGATCAGCGACATTTATTTCAAGCCTTATACCGCCTGCCGCCACACGCACGGCAGCGCCCAGGCCGCGCTGGCCTTGAGCCACGAACATTCTATTGCGCCCGGCGACATCGCGGCGGTGGACGTTTACACCTACATGATCGCGGCGATCGCGGTCGGCAAGGGCGTCGAGAAAAACAGTTCCTTCGTCGCGGCGCAATTCTCCATTCCCTACGTGGTCGCGGCTTGCCTGATCGACGGCGACATGGGGCCGTTGCAGTTCCGCCGCGAACGCATCGCCGACGAGGCGATTCTCGGCCTGGCGAAAAAAGTCACGGTTCACGCCGATAGCGAATTGAGCGAGCGTTATCCCGCGCAAACGGCGAGCCGCGTGGAAATCAAACTGGCCGACGGCCGCACGCTTACGCGGCAAGTCGACGAACCCAAGGGCGACCCGCGCGATCCGATGACCGCGGCCGACCTGGAAGCCAAGTTGCAACGTTTTGCCCCGGCGGACAAGAAAAACGGAACGGCGGAAATCGCCGCGTTGACGCTGGCGCTCGAGCAAATCGACGACCTTCGCCGATTGACATCCATAATTTAA
- a CDS encoding NAD(P)-dependent oxidoreductase, producing the protein MEYGGITLVTGAAGFMGRHVVKHLAENGAKVRATARPKKDTSFFDRLGVEFVPADLTKPETLPRLFEGNVERVFHLGAICNFSTPYEDLRPTNVLGVEHLTRLALEAKVKCYVHVGSTSVYGPYRGRPFVEDAPREPQDNYGRSKRDGENVVWQRIAAGLPAIITRPCTVYGPGCNDGAGKAFSRPTSITAIPGDGRQRLSNVRAEDVAIAVEHLSRQPAAFGRAFNLGDGCYPTLEEALRLAAEAFGRKPPTLHLPLPLVKSLARLDGLIAGWRGRIPDLESDAVAYLDRDYIVDTSALTATGCRLRYPDFSASMRQIGQWWREHGAAS; encoded by the coding sequence ATGGAATACGGGGGCATCACGCTGGTGACGGGCGCGGCGGGCTTCATGGGGCGCCATGTCGTCAAGCACCTGGCCGAAAACGGCGCCAAGGTCCGCGCCACGGCCCGCCCGAAGAAAGACACCTCGTTCTTCGACCGGTTGGGCGTCGAGTTCGTGCCGGCCGACCTGACCAAGCCCGAAACGCTGCCGCGCCTGTTCGAAGGAAACGTCGAGCGGGTGTTTCACCTCGGCGCGATCTGCAATTTCTCGACGCCCTACGAAGACCTGCGCCCCACCAACGTCCTCGGCGTGGAGCACCTCACCCGCCTGGCGCTGGAGGCCAAGGTGAAATGCTACGTCCACGTCGGTTCCACCAGCGTTTACGGGCCGTATCGCGGCCGGCCGTTCGTCGAGGACGCCCCGCGCGAACCGCAGGACAACTACGGCCGCAGCAAGCGCGACGGTGAAAACGTCGTCTGGCAACGCATCGCCGCGGGGCTGCCGGCGATCATCACTCGCCCCTGCACGGTTTACGGCCCCGGCTGCAACGACGGCGCCGGCAAGGCGTTTTCGCGGCCCACATCGATCACCGCCATCCCCGGCGACGGCCGCCAGCGGTTGTCCAACGTGCGGGCCGAGGACGTCGCCATCGCGGTGGAGCACCTGTCGCGGCAACCGGCGGCATTCGGCCGGGCGTTCAACCTCGGCGACGGCTGCTACCCGACGCTGGAAGAAGCGCTGCGGCTGGCCGCCGAGGCCTTCGGCCGGAAACCGCCGACGCTGCATCTGCCGCTGCCGCTGGTGAAATCGCTGGCGCGGCTCGACGGTCTGATCGCCGGTTGGCGCGGGCGGATTCCCGACCTCGAATCCGACGCGGTGGCTTACCTGGATCGCGACTACATCGTGGATACCTCGGCCCTGACGGCGACGGGCTGCCGGCTGCGGTATCCGGATTTCTCGGCATCGATGCGGCAGATCGGGCAATGGTGGCGGGAACACGGCGCGGCAAGCTGA
- a CDS encoding SDR family NAD(P)-dependent oxidoreductase produces MDVIVITGVAQGMGREVAKLLAAGGDAIAGFDVDGAGIESLQKELPGDHLLTRLDVTDLAGIAAFRDRVLEKYGHVDTVLSNVGIGFFGPFEEVNLPKAAKCLEINVIGTAAIFQAFIPRMRERRAGKLIAVSSLVGQIPFPFESIYTASKFAVEGLVLSMRLELEPFGIRMALIQPAQVSTSFAAKIHFLPPEGSPYRDRVNRFINKDNELIKTAPNPLQAAKVIYGVVKNPAPKLHNQIDFKSRFFMGLNRVLPTKLRDLILLDTMDIK; encoded by the coding sequence ATGGATGTAATCGTCATTACGGGCGTCGCGCAAGGGATGGGTCGCGAGGTGGCCAAGCTGCTGGCGGCCGGCGGCGATGCGATCGCCGGCTTCGACGTGGACGGCGCGGGCATCGAATCGCTGCAAAAGGAATTGCCGGGCGATCATCTGCTGACCCGGCTGGACGTCACGGACCTCGCGGGCATCGCCGCGTTCCGCGACCGGGTGTTGGAAAAATACGGCCACGTCGACACCGTGCTGTCCAACGTGGGCATCGGATTTTTCGGCCCCTTCGAGGAAGTGAATCTGCCCAAGGCCGCCAAGTGCCTGGAGATCAACGTGATCGGCACCGCCGCCATCTTTCAGGCCTTCATTCCGCGGATGCGCGAACGCCGCGCCGGCAAGTTGATCGCCGTCTCCTCGCTGGTCGGGCAGATCCCGTTCCCCTTCGAATCCATCTACACGGCGAGCAAGTTCGCGGTCGAAGGCCTGGTGCTTTCGATGCGGCTGGAACTGGAGCCGTTCGGCATTCGAATGGCCTTGATTCAACCGGCGCAGGTTTCGACCTCTTTCGCGGCCAAGATTCATTTTCTGCCGCCGGAGGGCTCGCCGTACCGCGACCGGGTCAACCGCTTCATCAACAAGGACAACGAGCTGATCAAGACCGCGCCGAACCCGCTCCAGGCGGCCAAGGTGATTTACGGCGTGGTGAAAAATCCCGCGCCCAAGTTGCACAACCAGATCGATTTCAAGAGCAGGTTTTTCATGGGGCTGAACCGGGTGCTGCCGACCAAGCTGCGTGACCTGATTCTGCTCGACACGATGGACATCAAATAG
- a CDS encoding CoA transferase subunit A, whose amino-acid sequence MSKTMTMTKAVAQFVHDGDFLFIGGYICRTPFAAIHEIIRQGKKNLTITRSNAADDFDLLIGAGLVKRFIATFLSLGFYGLGRCYRRSLEQGIPHRIEVEEYTNLSLPMMLMAGSMGMPFVPVKDMAGSDLLNVKSFLGEGKYKVIDSPFDGRKTVLVPALNPDLAIIHVQQADEDGNAQMWGIGGDCQVGAMAAKKVIVSCERIVSRETVGKDPSRTIVPDFKVVAVVEEPFGAHPGYTPGFYDVDFAFGNLYKDASATVEGFQKFLDEWVLGVPSRTKYIEHYIDKMGYAAYRNLQAKFDYGYPVSYSY is encoded by the coding sequence ATGTCCAAGACCATGACGATGACGAAGGCGGTCGCGCAGTTCGTGCACGACGGCGATTTTCTGTTTATCGGCGGCTATATCTGCCGCACGCCGTTCGCCGCGATCCACGAGATCATCCGGCAGGGTAAGAAGAATCTGACGATCACCCGCAGCAACGCCGCCGACGATTTCGACCTGCTGATCGGGGCGGGACTGGTGAAGCGCTTCATCGCGACGTTTCTATCGCTCGGTTTTTACGGCCTGGGGCGCTGTTACCGGCGCAGCCTGGAGCAGGGGATTCCGCACCGGATCGAGGTCGAGGAATACACCAACCTGTCGCTGCCGATGATGCTCATGGCCGGTTCGATGGGCATGCCCTTCGTGCCGGTGAAGGACATGGCCGGTTCGGACCTGCTCAACGTGAAATCGTTTCTGGGCGAAGGCAAGTACAAGGTGATCGATTCGCCGTTCGACGGCCGGAAGACCGTGTTGGTGCCGGCGTTGAATCCGGACCTGGCCATCATTCACGTGCAACAGGCCGACGAGGACGGCAACGCCCAGATGTGGGGCATCGGCGGCGATTGCCAGGTCGGCGCCATGGCGGCGAAAAAAGTCATCGTCAGTTGCGAGCGGATCGTCAGCCGCGAAACCGTCGGCAAGGATCCGTCGCGGACCATCGTGCCGGATTTCAAGGTCGTCGCGGTGGTGGAGGAACCGTTCGGCGCGCACCCCGGCTACACGCCCGGCTTTTACGACGTCGATTTCGCGTTCGGCAACCTTTACAAAGACGCCTCCGCGACCGTGGAGGGATTTCAAAAATTTCTCGACGAATGGGTCTTGGGCGTGCCGAGCCGCACCAAGTACATCGAGCATTACATCGACAAAATGGGGTACGCGGCCTATCGCAACCTGCAAGCCAAATTCGATTACGGCTACCCGGTCAGTTACTCGTACTAG
- a CDS encoding acyl-CoA dehydrogenase, which yields MDFSLNDEQQMLVDMLRKMGQRENFKDLAVEIDRTGKFPKQLMKKYADLGLLGMTLSPEYGGGGQPGINAVLAIEELAKFSPMIAAPVFESNVGPVKVINNFGTEEQKRQIIPNVCKGEMSVSVSMTEPDAGSDLVSLTTKLTPDGDDYRLNGRKAFITGGEEASHYFVYCRFGDKPGYGGIGGVLVEKGMPGFSFGKQEEFMGLRGMPSCDLIFEDVRVPKENVVIQKGQFKDLMTTFDLERCGNAAMCLGTAGGALEEARKYAGERNAFGKPICEFQDIQFKIVNMAMKLDAARLLVYRAAVGAGRGFPSMYESAMGKCFANEMVAEVTDAAMLVFGGYGYSREFPLERMHRDALAWRVAGGTVQMLRITMASILFARRFNQRTGE from the coding sequence ATGGATTTTTCATTGAACGACGAACAACAAATGCTGGTGGATATGTTGCGCAAGATGGGCCAGCGCGAAAATTTCAAGGATCTGGCCGTCGAGATCGACCGCACCGGAAAATTTCCGAAGCAACTGATGAAGAAGTACGCCGACCTGGGTCTGCTGGGCATGACGCTTTCGCCCGAGTACGGCGGCGGCGGTCAGCCGGGCATCAACGCGGTGTTGGCCATCGAGGAACTGGCCAAGTTCAGCCCGATGATCGCCGCGCCGGTGTTCGAATCGAATGTCGGGCCGGTCAAGGTGATCAACAACTTCGGCACCGAGGAACAAAAACGGCAGATCATCCCCAACGTCTGCAAGGGCGAGATGAGCGTCTCGGTATCCATGACCGAGCCAGACGCCGGGTCCGATCTGGTTTCCCTGACCACGAAGCTGACGCCGGACGGTGACGACTATCGGCTCAACGGCCGCAAGGCGTTCATCACCGGCGGCGAGGAAGCCAGCCATTACTTCGTCTATTGCCGGTTCGGCGACAAGCCCGGCTACGGCGGCATCGGCGGCGTCCTGGTCGAAAAAGGCATGCCCGGTTTCAGCTTCGGCAAACAGGAAGAGTTTATGGGCTTGCGCGGAATGCCCTCGTGCGACCTGATTTTCGAGGACGTGCGCGTGCCGAAGGAAAACGTGGTCATTCAAAAGGGCCAGTTCAAGGATCTGATGACGACCTTCGACCTGGAGCGTTGCGGCAACGCGGCGATGTGCCTGGGCACGGCCGGCGGCGCGCTGGAAGAGGCCCGGAAATACGCCGGCGAACGCAATGCCTTCGGTAAACCGATCTGCGAATTCCAGGACATTCAATTCAAGATCGTCAACATGGCGATGAAACTGGACGCGGCCCGGCTGCTCGTCTATCGCGCGGCGGTCGGCGCCGGCCGCGGCTTCCCGTCGATGTACGAATCGGCGATGGGCAAATGCTTCGCCAACGAAATGGTCGCCGAGGTGACCGACGCGGCAATGCTGGTTTTCGGCGGCTACGGCTACAGCCGCGAGTTCCCGTTGGAGCGCATGCACCGCGACGCGCTGGCGTGGCGCGTGGCGGGCGGCACCGTACAGATGCTGCGGATCACCATGGCTTCGATCCTGTTCGCCCGCCGGTTCAATCAGCGCACGGGCGAATGA
- a CDS encoding CoA-transferase subunit beta, whose translation MACCGAREIQDGNIVLVGTGFPTMSANIARYTHAPNARLMQESGVYDAQPKRPALSVGDPCLNPGAAMVGGLLEIMGMFLQGGCVDVGFLAGSQVDKFGNINTTVIGDYHHPKSRLPGSGGANPIGSLAKKTLIIALHDTRRLTEKVDFITTPGYIDGAGAREKWGLPPNTGPEVIITNKAVLRFDRATGEAYLATYHPGTTVDEVVKNTPWDLKIADDVHETEPPRAAEIRALREILDPNRMIKIYESRGYV comes from the coding sequence ATGGCCTGTTGCGGCGCGCGGGAAATCCAGGACGGCAACATCGTGCTGGTGGGCACCGGTTTTCCCACCATGTCGGCGAACATCGCCCGGTACACTCACGCGCCCAACGCGCGGCTGATGCAGGAGTCGGGCGTCTACGACGCGCAGCCGAAGCGCCCCGCGCTCTCGGTCGGCGACCCGTGCCTGAATCCGGGCGCCGCGATGGTCGGCGGCCTGCTCGAAATCATGGGAATGTTTCTGCAGGGAGGCTGCGTCGACGTGGGCTTTCTGGCGGGCTCCCAGGTCGACAAATTCGGCAACATCAACACCACTGTCATCGGCGATTACCACCATCCGAAAAGCCGGCTACCGGGCAGTGGCGGCGCCAATCCGATCGGTTCGCTGGCGAAAAAGACGCTGATCATCGCGCTGCACGACACCCGCCGGCTGACCGAAAAAGTCGATTTCATCACCACGCCGGGTTACATCGACGGCGCGGGGGCGCGCGAAAAATGGGGCCTGCCGCCGAACACCGGGCCCGAGGTCATCATCACCAACAAGGCCGTGCTGCGGTTCGACCGGGCCACCGGCGAAGCCTATCTGGCGACCTATCACCCCGGCACGACGGTCGACGAAGTCGTCAAGAACACGCCGTGGGATTTGAAAATCGCCGACGACGTGCACGAAACCGAGCCGCCGCGCGCCGCCGAGATCCGCGCGCTGCGTGAAATCCTCGATCCCAATCGGATGATCAAGATTTACGAAAGCCGCGGCTACGTTTGA
- a CDS encoding formate C-acetyltransferase/glycerol dehydratase family glycyl radical enzyme codes for MPAIATIRGTERVRRLRRRIIDAPREVCVERARYLTQAMAENWNEPALTRMSRAFSHVLGNISVIIRDDELIVGCRTSRLNGAPLFPENKSGWIEGDLETFNDRELQRVTITPEQQRELREDILPFWSGKTVQNRFEELAPPDVLADMDKYIFTMILEITYGVGHFTMNHEKMLRVGLAGIIAEAEEHWRRLSAAERAGEKGLFYQALICSCRALVRFANRYAELAEKMAGEAADPRRAAELKSIAAICRRVPEHPATSFREAIQAVYFTHLAAQIESGGNSISIGRIDQILHPYFQKDALAGAITPDEAEELLSLLYLKTNEIWNILEEAFIPGGEGPEGKTTQNVVVGGVGPDGRDATNELSYLALDAYAAVQTVQPNFGVRLGPDAPADFVARAVQYARDGVLLHLFNDRVIIDSLQKAGHTLPDARNYGVVGCLEPNAQGKTYGSTFAVQFSGIKCLELALSNGIDGVFGNQAGLETGDPAAFASFDEVWNAYHAQSAHFLKQMVRGMAAMDQAVAELAPSPFASAMIEGPMAKGLDLTRGGAVYNSTGVELIGFANVADSLYAIQKGVFEDRVLTMAELAAFLADDWDGAEEKQAYLANKIAKFGNDDDAVDAMGARVVAHFCDEVLKHENYRGGRFWPGIFSVGFHVAMGAFAGASPDGRPAGGILGNGITPANGRALKGPTAVFNSVTKLPLGRIHNGVNLNMRFNREYLRPDVLQALVRAYFAKGGVQVQFNMIDSEQLRQAQAHPDEYRDLVVRVSGYSALFTGLSETAQNEIIERTEYQA; via the coding sequence ATGCCGGCAATCGCAACGATCAGGGGTACGGAACGGGTGCGGCGCTTGCGCCGGCGCATCATCGACGCGCCGCGCGAGGTCTGCGTCGAACGCGCCCGCTATCTGACGCAGGCCATGGCGGAAAACTGGAACGAACCGGCGCTGACGCGAATGAGCCGGGCGTTCTCGCACGTCCTGGGAAACATCAGCGTCATCATCCGCGACGACGAGCTGATCGTCGGTTGCCGCACCAGCCGGCTCAACGGCGCGCCGCTGTTTCCGGAAAACAAGAGCGGCTGGATCGAAGGGGATCTGGAAACCTTCAACGACCGCGAATTGCAGCGGGTGACCATCACGCCGGAACAGCAGCGCGAGCTGCGCGAGGACATCCTGCCGTTCTGGTCCGGCAAGACCGTGCAAAACCGCTTCGAGGAACTGGCGCCGCCCGACGTGCTCGCCGACATGGACAAGTACATCTTCACCATGATTCTGGAAATCACCTACGGCGTAGGCCATTTCACGATGAACCACGAAAAAATGCTGCGCGTGGGCCTCGCCGGCATCATCGCCGAGGCCGAGGAGCATTGGCGCCGGCTGTCGGCCGCGGAGCGCGCCGGTGAAAAAGGGCTCTTTTACCAGGCGTTGATTTGCTCGTGCCGAGCGCTGGTGCGCTTTGCCAATCGTTACGCCGAACTGGCCGAAAAAATGGCCGGGGAAGCGGCCGATCCCCGGCGGGCCGCCGAACTGAAAAGCATCGCCGCGATCTGCCGCCGCGTACCCGAGCATCCGGCGACTTCCTTCCGCGAGGCGATCCAGGCGGTTTACTTCACGCACCTGGCGGCGCAGATCGAATCCGGCGGTAACTCCATTTCCATCGGGCGGATCGATCAGATTCTGCATCCTTATTTTCAAAAGGATGCGCTGGCCGGCGCGATCACGCCGGACGAGGCCGAGGAACTGCTGTCGCTGCTGTACCTCAAAACCAACGAAATCTGGAACATCCTGGAGGAAGCGTTCATTCCCGGTGGCGAAGGGCCCGAGGGCAAAACCACGCAGAATGTCGTGGTCGGCGGCGTCGGACCGGACGGCCGGGACGCCACGAACGAACTGAGCTATCTCGCGCTGGACGCGTACGCCGCGGTGCAGACCGTTCAGCCTAATTTCGGCGTGCGGCTCGGCCCGGACGCGCCCGCCGATTTTGTCGCCCGCGCGGTGCAATACGCCCGCGACGGCGTGCTGCTGCACCTGTTCAACGACCGGGTGATCATCGACTCGCTGCAAAAAGCGGGGCATACGCTGCCGGACGCGCGCAATTACGGGGTCGTCGGCTGCCTCGAGCCCAACGCGCAGGGAAAGACCTACGGCTCGACCTTCGCGGTGCAATTCAGCGGCATCAAGTGCCTGGAACTGGCGCTGAGCAACGGCATCGACGGCGTCTTCGGCAATCAGGCGGGCCTCGAAACCGGCGACCCGGCGGCTTTCGCCTCGTTCGACGAGGTTTGGAACGCCTATCACGCCCAGTCGGCGCATTTCCTGAAGCAGATGGTCCGGGGCATGGCCGCGATGGATCAGGCGGTGGCCGAACTGGCGCCGTCGCCGTTCGCCTCGGCGATGATCGAGGGGCCGATGGCGAAGGGGCTCGACCTGACGCGCGGCGGGGCCGTCTACAACTCGACCGGCGTGGAATTGATCGGTTTCGCCAACGTGGCCGACAGCCTGTACGCGATTCAAAAGGGCGTGTTCGAGGATCGCGTGCTGACGATGGCGGAACTGGCCGCTTTCCTGGCCGACGATTGGGACGGCGCCGAGGAAAAGCAGGCCTATCTGGCGAACAAGATCGCCAAGTTCGGCAACGACGACGACGCGGTCGACGCCATGGGCGCCCGGGTCGTCGCGCATTTCTGCGACGAGGTGCTGAAACACGAGAACTACCGCGGCGGCCGCTTCTGGCCGGGGATTTTTTCGGTCGGGTTCCACGTGGCGATGGGCGCGTTCGCCGGCGCCAGCCCCGACGGCCGCCCCGCCGGCGGCATCCTGGGCAATGGCATCACGCCCGCCAACGGCCGGGCGCTCAAGGGGCCGACGGCGGTGTTCAATTCGGTGACCAAGCTGCCGCTCGGCCGCATTCACAACGGCGTGAACCTGAACATGCGGTTCAACCGCGAGTATTTGCGGCCGGATGTCCTGCAGGCGCTGGTGCGGGCCTATTTCGCCAAGGGCGGCGTGCAGGTGCAGTTCAACATGATCGACTCGGAACAGTTGCGCCAAGCGCAGGCTCACCCCGACGAGTACCGCGACCTCGTGGTGCGGGTCAGCGGCTATTCGGCACTGTTCACGGGGCTGAGCGAAACGGCGCAGAACGAAATCATCGAGCGCACGGAGTATCAGGCCTGA
- a CDS encoding PadR family transcriptional regulator, giving the protein MSIKYAILGLLQYKDLHGYRIKKLIERDFGFMWTVNYGQIYPALKGMLDEGLVTMKVVEKSDSPNRKLYSITEKGRQSFLSWLEAEPERRLFIRDPFLLRFPFFASTDAERVLAGIDEQIGFYGRQLALRKKFIDNRRRGDRYVRLATDLGIRFNEMILGWLGDAREEIVKSLPAQPARAQNG; this is encoded by the coding sequence ATGTCGATCAAATACGCCATTCTGGGGTTGCTGCAATACAAAGACCTGCACGGCTACCGCATCAAAAAGCTCATCGAACGCGACTTCGGTTTCATGTGGACGGTCAATTACGGCCAGATCTATCCGGCGCTCAAGGGGATGCTGGATGAAGGGCTGGTCACGATGAAGGTCGTGGAAAAGTCGGACTCGCCGAACCGCAAGCTGTATTCGATCACCGAAAAAGGCCGGCAAAGCTTCCTGTCGTGGCTGGAAGCCGAACCGGAGCGGCGGCTGTTCATCCGCGATCCGTTTCTGCTGCGGTTTCCGTTCTTCGCCTCGACCGACGCGGAACGGGTGCTCGCGGGCATCGACGAGCAGATCGGTTTTTACGGCCGGCAACTGGCGCTCCGCAAAAAATTTATCGACAACCGGCGGCGCGGCGACCGGTACGTCCGCCTCGCCACCGACCTGGGCATCCGCTTTAACGAGATGATTCTCGGCTGGCTCGGTGACGCTCGGGAGGAAATCGTCAAGAGCCTTCCGGCGCAACCGGCGCGGGCACAGAACGGCTAA